One Deinococcota bacterium genomic window carries:
- a CDS encoding HAD-IIA family hydrolase — protein MNAPVEATSSLNAVHGVILDLDGVVYWGAEPLPGAAEFIAFLARTERRVVALTNHAGATPAAYSEKLRRLGITLPASKIITSAWATARYLQDLAPGAGVWVLGSQALRAALLEAGFVEATGPGAAPYHIPSYVPDYVVVGFDAELHFSKLTQATQYLLRGAELIGCNPDALLPTPDGPVPESGPTLAFLEAASGKKAAVIGKPNPWVFRQALVRLGRSEEETVMVGDTLQTDIAGGRAAGVRTALVLTGNTKEAAGHEATVVARDLYELKTLLEVAS, from the coding sequence TTGAACGCTCCCGTCGAGGCAACCTCATCGCTAAACGCTGTTCACGGCGTTATCTTGGACTTGGACGGCGTCGTCTACTGGGGCGCGGAACCCCTGCCCGGCGCCGCGGAGTTCATCGCTTTTCTGGCACGTACGGAACGGCGTGTGGTGGCCCTGACCAATCACGCGGGCGCAACCCCGGCAGCCTACAGCGAGAAGCTGCGCCGGCTCGGCATCACGCTGCCGGCGTCTAAGATCATCACCTCGGCCTGGGCGACTGCGCGCTACCTGCAGGACCTGGCTCCCGGCGCGGGCGTTTGGGTCTTGGGCAGTCAGGCGCTCCGAGCGGCGTTGCTCGAGGCCGGTTTCGTAGAGGCTACCGGCCCGGGCGCGGCACCGTACCACATACCGAGTTATGTGCCGGATTATGTGGTGGTGGGCTTCGATGCGGAATTGCACTTCAGCAAGCTGACGCAGGCGACCCAATACCTTTTGCGGGGTGCCGAGCTCATCGGCTGCAATCCCGACGCCCTCCTGCCCACGCCGGACGGTCCTGTGCCCGAGAGCGGTCCCACACTGGCGTTTTTGGAAGCCGCTTCTGGCAAGAAGGCAGCCGTGATCGGCAAGCCCAATCCTTGGGTCTTCCGGCAGGCCTTGGTTCGCTTAGGGCGCAGCGAGGAGGAGACCGTCATGGTGGGAGACACGCTTCAAACCGACATCGCCGGAGGTCGGGCGGCGGGTGTGCGCACGGCCTTGGTGCTGACGGGGAATACCAAGGAGGCGGCAGGACACGAGGCCACG